The Misgurnus anguillicaudatus chromosome 23, ASM2758022v2, whole genome shotgun sequence sequence GAGTAAGTCTATCATCAGAAAAAAGTTTTATCACTACTTCTAATAATACTACATTTAGGAcatacatttaataatttattaacatAGTTTATTAACACGTTCAAACATCTATTCAATATTTGTCTTCCAGTTGTTAATCCTCCAGTCCCTCAGGTCACTGCAGGTCCAGTCAAAGAGAAGCCATGGAGAAATATTCTGTGGACAGAAAAGTatgttttcacaaaatgttgttTCACTCTGTTGCTCATTTCATGCTGTTAAACTAATGGTTTAACTGCTATTGTAGACAAAAACAAGACCTCATGAAGTGCATCAAAGATCATAAACCCCTGGTGTCCTCTGTGAACCGGGTTCGAATCCTAATGATCGGTCCTGTAGGTGCTGGAAAGTCCAGTTTCTTCAACTCCATCAACTCCATCTTTATGGGTCGCATGACCAACAAAGCCATGGCAGGATCTTCAGGCACCAGTCTCACCACACAGGTGCATTAAAAGCTTCCTTTATTAAGAAGTGTTAAATATCTGTTAATGACTTATTGTTTTGGTCCCTATAACACGTCAATGTTCTCTTTTAGTTTCGCACATATCCACTGAAAGATGGCCGTGAGGGAAAGCCATTGCCATTTGTGTTGTGTGACACTATGGGACTGGAGGAGCAGACAGGTGCAGGTCTGGATATTGAGGACATCAGCAGCATCATTCAGGGTCTCATACCAGACCGATATCAAGTAAGATGACCATAAAGATGATAGGGTTGTATCCAAATCAACTAGTTGAAGTTTTAAGTTGGTTCTTAATGTACTTTACCATAAAttgttttgcttcaagttcAACCCCATGGTACCATTTCATCGTGATGAGCAAAAGTCCTCCAGACCTTCATCTCTACAGCAGAAGATCCACTGTGTGGTTTACATGATAGATGCCACCAAAATCTCCCTCATGTCCAGCAAACTGGAGGAAAAACTTGCAGCCATACGCAAAAAAGTGAACTCGCTGAGTATGTGCATTTATAAAACACGTGATTCCGGTTCTTAatgctgattggtcaatagctgtgaTTTTCACAGAGTGACTATTTGTATCTGTTGTCATTTTTGTGccatataaatgtaaatttgtgttGCATATTAAGCTGCTTATATCTCTgcttaattaaacatttttcagGTGTTCCTCAGATCGTCTTGATGACTAAAGTAGACGAGGCGTGTCCTCTGGTGGAGGAGGATCTTCAAAAGGTTTACGTCAGTTCCTACATTAAGACAAAGGTGAGATCTTCCAGAGCTGAAACTGTGTCATATGGAGCTGAAAGTGTGTCAGATGGACTGAGAGATTTGTATTGACTCTACAGGTACAGGAGGTCAGCTCTCGACTGGGTGTTCCTGTGTCTTGTGTGTTACCTGTGAAGAATTACAGTCAGGAGCTTGAACTGAACCTCAACTGTGATCTCCTGCTTCTCACCGCTGTACAGCAGATGCTCAACTATGCTGAAGATTATTTGGATGATGTTGATGCCAATGTTGcttaaatttatacattttttgttgttaacTTGTACACTTCATTTCCAGGACTTCGTCCAGCAGTAATgtaatcattattatttttgtaatactATTACTGTCCAGGTAGATCATCACACTGCAATTCAGACACAATGCCCACGAATGATGATTCTGATATACTGAATAATATTGGAGTTTTCAGCTAATACCTGTGAACTTGACATTGCCATGACAAAAAGCTgatagtccattaaaattacatttcaatGCCTTCATTTCAATTGTGGTACACAAAAAGATGCAGTATTGATCAAATTGTAATTTAAAGATGGATAATTAAAAttgtatattatgttatttcCAGTGTTTCAAATTGCATCTATAAATGcgtattttatttactttcttATGTTTAATAAATTAACTTATTTCAACACCACTATAAAATACAAATCTACAAATTATTTAAGACCTGCGAGCAAATGTTGATTTGTAAGCATTGTAAATATGTATAAAAGGATAGATATAGACATACAGTTTATTGTATAATATCCTGTTACTGAATACTCATAATAACATCATACAGCAGACATCAACTAATCAGCTTGTTCAGTATGCCACTTAAATACTATTTTTAATCCtacttttacaaaataaaaaaaatgaacttCAAAAATTGCATCaaaatttccttttttttattagtttccCTGCCGTGCATTCACCAACCGAACAGAAAAGCAGTTATAACATCTGATTCCAGCTCCACTCTTTTAAGTATACAGTATTCTTACTCAGCATCCAGGAAAGACATTTTATTAGAAATTTTACAACTGGCTAGTGGAATGCAAAAGGCAGGTTTTAAGTTTTCTCTCTTCTCGGTTCCAGCGCACAAGGGTGTGGGGGGAATGAGTTGCCTGATAAATTTGCTAAGAAAGCTGCAGTTAATGATAGTCTGGAGGTGGAGATTAAACTCAGAAAGGCAGAGgttaaaagtataaataaagcaagAACTTATGAGAAATGGGAGTGTATCTAGgagaaatacagaaaatatattttcttttttgttttcctttttaAGGGATAGGGCTTTTAAAAAGAATCTAATTTATAGAAAAACTGCTATTCCTGTTCCACACTCCAGTCCAGCGGTGGCGGTAATACACCTTGTAGTGTCAACcgccaaataaaaaaacaaaagaagaaaaaatttACTAACCGATAGGGGGCGAAAATCAAATTGGCAGTGgcacctttcttttactgtcgtGGCACCAGCTTGTCACAAATGGGAAAAACAGACAGAGGGAATTAAAGTGAGAGCGGGAGATTCATGGGGTTTATCTGCGTTATTCATGTAAACTATACGCATTTCATTGATTCATGCATAGAGAGCTTGCATTGTAACAGGTGAGAATGACTGCTTATCTAAATATTTAGTTAAACATTCAATAAAAACCGATGTTCTGTTTTATTTGACTAGGATTATATAATACACACAATTGTACTGACATGCGTTTTTTCAACCCTGAAAGTCGCATGTCcgcttaaaaatattaataagttacataattaatattttaactaaCGGATAGTGATGAAAACACTGTTAATTTATTTCGTAAACCGACTTCCGATTTTGCAGGCTGGTTTCTAATTAGGCATCAACACGCGTCTTGACGCAGTGTACGCTGACGTCAAAAGAaattacagggttcccacaggattttgaaagtttatgaatctatggaaaaaaatcaaggcccttggaagtttttgaaaatatacatgcataaatacaggtcattgaaagtgcttgaatctattttatgcaagaattttctggaaaaaatccatataattcaATGTTTAGTGTAGGATactatcataaaaattctagactttttaagcacacgtgctaaactgttcgctttaaatgcttatatcttctgtatgcgaatgttaattcataccaaaatgcttttttgcatagctGTGTTTGACACTTGAAAACGTCTcgtgttacgtatgtaactgttcttccctgagaagggaacgaggcgctgcgtctcccttgccatacttcctgtgtccatgtaacgccgtctttagcaatatttcagatagctatatacttcctggctcccaggacaccctgtctttgtcgttaagcctgaccattagttgaatttgatatacacattcagatgcaattacacctggaggcgtccccaaagtgtcaccgcagtgacacagcgcgagttccctcgaaagggaactgtaacaatgtatcttaaaaaggttacacgatgtaaccttgctctcacttgaaatgtgtccccacatttagtcattgactttgagggtattggacctggaaagtccttgaaatgtcattgaatttgaagttaactaagctgtgtgggaaccctgtaattAGACATACACAAGATTTCAAACTCCCAATTTTATCCTGAAATcttttatatgaatatatatatacatatttgcatttgtttatgtgttaatgtcttttattttgttctTCAGGACACATGGCTTCCCTCACACCTAGATTAACCACTAAACAAAAACAGCAGCTCTGTGCCTTGTTGTGTAATGTGAATCTGACTCTTCTCTACAAAGCATCTGTTCATGGATATAATGCTACTGCTTTCCACCAGCGCTGTGACCGTCAGGGTCCAACTTTACTCGTGGCCTACAACTTTTCAGGCTACATCTTTGGTGGATATACGAGTAAAGATTATACTCAGTGTGGTAGGATTATAGCTGATCACGAGGCTTTCCTCTTCAACTTTCCTCTAAATGGTGGTGTCCCTGTCTCCATCAAAATAAGTAATGGGAGTCGTGCACGTCTTGATGACTCTGGAGTGCCCAACTTTGGTGAAGAGTTGTACTTTATGTATAACAATCAACCTTTGGTACATGATGATGAAAATTTGGGATATGCAAGTTTCACGTTCGATTTTGATCCCTTAACCATGTATGGAAGCGACTCTCAGCTTCGAGAATGTGAGGTGTATAAAGTTAAGAAGAGTAAGTCAGAataaagtttttataaatacttataataatacatttaggaCTTCATTAACATTGTTTATACTTTGACAGcacatttaaatcatcattcAATATTTGTCTTCCAGTTGTCTCACAGGTCACTGCAGGTCCGATCGAAGAGAAGCCATGGAGAAATATTCTGTGGATACCCGGGTATGTTTTCAGCAAATGTTGTTCTCAACCTGTTGCTTATTTTATGCACGcaaaaaacactaaataagAAGTTTTAACTGTTTCCGAAGACAAAAACAAGACCTCATGAAGCGCATCAAAGATCATAAACCCCTAGTGTCCTCTGTGAACCGGGTTCGGATCCTAATGATCGGTCCTGTAGGTGCTGGAAAGTCCAGTTTCTTTAACTCCATCAACTCCATCTTCATGGGTCGCATGACCAACAAAGCCATGGCAGGATCTTCAGGCACCAGTCTCACCACACAGGTGCAATAAAAGCTTAATTTATTAAGAAGAGCGTTAAATATTTCTTCATGCTTTGATTTGGTCCCAATTTCACATCAATGTTCTCTTTTAGTTTCGCAGATATCCAGTGAAAGATGGCCGTGATGGAAAGCCATTGCCATTTGTGTTGTGTGACACTATGGGACTGGAGGAGCAGACAGGTGCAGGTCTGAATATTGAGGACATCAGCAGCATTCTTCAGGGTCTCATACCAGATCGATATCAAGTAAGATAAACATGGAGATGATACGGTTGTATCCAAATGACCTAGTTAAAATAAGTTTTAAGTTGGTTCTTAATGTACTTTACCATAAATAGTTTTCTCTTAAGTTCAACCCCATAGCATCATTTCATCCTGACGAGCAAAAGTCCTACAGACCTTCATCTCTACAGGAGAGGATCCATTGGTGGTGTTTGTGATAGACACCACCATAATCTCCCTCACGTCCAGCAAAGTGGAGGACAACCTTGCAGCCATATGCAAAAAAGTGAACTCGCTGGGTAAGTTGTACCATGATTCTGGTTCTTAatgctgattggtcaatagctgtggGTTTTTTGTGTCGTGGCAGCATCttcaaaatgtatacatgtgtgttgcatataaaaataaattcctCAATATTGTTTTACTGATCAATTTTCAGGTGTTCCTCAGATTGTCTTGATGACTAAAGTGGATGAGGCGTGTCCTCTGGTGGAGGAGGATCTTCAAAAGGTTTATGTCAGTTCCTACATTAAGTCAAAGGTGAGATCTTATAGAGCTGAAACTGTGTCATATGGAGCTGGAAGTGTGAGAGATGGACTGAGAGATTTGTATTGACTCTACAGGTACAGGAGGTCAGCTCTCGACTGGGTGTTCCTGTGTCTTGTGTGTTACCTGTGAAGAATTACAGTCAGGAGCTTGAACTGAACTTTAACTGTGATCTCCTGCTTCTCACCGCTGTACAGCAGATGCTCAACTATGCTGAAGATTATTTGGATGATGTTGATGCCCATTAGAGCAAATGCCTATTAAGTACTACTTGAGGTTATACTGTAAATTGTGAAGTGTATGTGAATATTTGTTTTTGGGctaagaaaaaaatcatatttatgAGTATGATGTTCATAATAAGGTAACTTGCTGGAATAGTGTGAAGTTAAACACAACCTAAAAatattttacgttttttttGTATACTGCATTTACAGAAGTCCAACCATTAATACTTAAGTATGGTGAAGTATACAGCAGATAGTAGCGATCTTGACATTGCCGTAGCAAAAAGATGTTAGGTTATAACAATTACATTTCAAATCCCTGATTTAAATAGAGGTGGCAAACATGCAgtgttgtaaaaaaaagaaataaaatctaATACAATTCAAGTTCTGTTGAGAATAACCTGTAAATTTGTTATCTGCATGCAACAAACGGGGAGTCTGTGTTTGAAATTGCACTTATACAAATACAAATGCAATTGTAATTTCATTTTGTTTCaatatgtttaataaacaaTCTTTGAACAAGAGTTTTATTTtcgtttaagattttttaaaataaagcctacatttattgtttttttaaatgtaacataTACTATAATATACAAATTCATATATAACACTAAAGCTCCAGCACAGCGTAGTGTTGCAAATATGTGTAATATTTTTGAAAAGTGATTCTGCTACTTAATACTCAAAATAACATGATAATTATACAGCAGATgctacaaataatatatttaatattatactGATTTAATGCAGTGATGcattttattcacttttttaattcaaatcaatgtttttttattacttttgtacGATTTCCCTGCCGTGCATTCAGCAACCGCTAGGGGACGTAACAACAGCAAACTCCAGCAGCACACAGATAGGAAACACAGACGGAGGTGAGTAAGAGTCTGGGGCCTGGGCGACTGCTTGAGGTTCCCTGGCATTTAATTGATTTATGCATAGAGACTTTTCGTTGTGAAAGGTAAGACAGATTGTCGGTCCAAATATTTAGTTAAACATTCAATGAAAAAGGGTTTTATATGATTGGgaaattaaacacatttttattgtaaCGATTTAATGTCAATCCTGAACGTCGATTTTCTACGGAAGCCGAAAGGGATCGTGTACTATTTTTAATtgttgcttgcttgttttctcgcgATCTCGACTTAATTTTTTcatgatctcgagataacaaaagttgttttcttgtgatctcgacataacaaaagttgtattcttgtgaTGTAATTAAACCTTACGTGTAACTTACTCGataaatgttgttttgtttgtagacaacaaaagccttttttgttaaattagcaTGGATGGACATATTAGATATGGATAAGGGATTCGATTTTTCAGTGATTGACAATTTAATAttggtgaatttagggaccgtctcTAAAGTTACTCtataatatacaggtttctacTTTTACAAACGTTTAAAATGAACGacttaaagtcaacaaacagtcatAAAACCAAATGTGTGCATGTGGTTGTCagctataatgcacactttttagatttttgatatttatccaaataaactgttaaatactattaCGTGTACATTATATTGCTTTAGAGATGGGCCCTAAATTCACTggtcaactttatttatttatttaagtcttgGCATTTATTCAAAATACACGAAATATTAtggacagaatttttattttgtttaaagggTCTAACAAAAGAGTTAAagtaaaaactgtttttttactgttcttaagtattttaaagtaaacataCTTGCTAAAACACATTGGAATGGTTTCCATTACAAATACCATTATATAAACCATACTGTTGAAACCATTacaaaatgtcttattgtagtGTTTTATTGGTTCCCATCCACCCTATAACATCCCACCAATATAATCCAACAGAGACCATTATAGTTTCATTAAAACCAGTACAATTCccattaaaaacaattaaaaacaatttgAAATACAGCAACGTTAATATgatgtattatttatattttgatatacatTTGGATTTGCTTACATGCTTATGTAGATTATCTCTTGTTTTCCTCTCCATTACAGATGGCTTCTCGCACATCTAGATTAACCAAAAATCAAAAAATGCAGCTCTGTGGTTTGTTGGGTAATGTGGATCTGACTTTTCTCTACAAAGCGTCTGTTCATGGATATAATGCTGCTTATTTCCACCAACGCTGTGACCGTCAGGGTCCAACTTTACTCGTAGCTTACAACAGCTCAGGCTACATCTTTGGTGGATATACGAGTAAAGATTATACTCAGAGCGGGCAGTACGTTACTGATGAAGATGCTTTCCTGTTCAGCTTTCAAGGCAAAGTCCCTGTGCGCATCAAAATTAACAGTGGACATCACGCACGTCTTGATGACTCCAGAGGACCCAACTTTGGTCAACAGTTGTACTTTTGCTATAATAACCAACCAACTGTAATTAATCAAGGGGTCAGTGCATTCAACATTAATACTGCATTAATGTATGGGAACGATGGGAACCTGACTGAATGTGAGGTGTTTAAAATTGAGCAGAGTACGTCCATCATTTACTCCGTTATTTATAGTTTAGAACTTCAATCTTACTTATATTGTTAACATTAGCCCAATAAGAAGTTATATAACAAATCTTACATTGTTTTAGTCTCTCAGGTCAGTCCTGAGAAGAAAGCATGGAGGAACGTTGTGTGGACAACTAAGTAAGTTTTCACCCattttctttaatttctcattTTGGTAATCTGACATCAAAActcttaaattataaatatgtgATCTTTGTAGCCGAAGAGAAGAGCTTGTGAAATTAATAAAGACCCATAAGGTGTCCTCTGTGAACCGGGCTCGAATCCTAATGATCGGTCCTGTAGGGGCTGGAAAGTCCAGTTTCTTCAACTCCATCAACTCCATCTTCATGGGTCGCATGACCAACAAAGCCATGGCAGGATCTTCAGGCACCAGCCTCACCACACAGGTGCAATAAAAGCTTCCTTTATTAAGAAGAGTGTTAAATATCTCTTCATGACTTACTGTTTTGGTCCCTATAACACATCAATGTTCTCTTTTAGTTTCGCAGATATCCACTGAAAGATGGCCGTGATGGAAAGCCATTGCCATTTGTGTTGTGTGACACTATGGGACTGGAGGAGCAGACAGGTGCAGGTCTGGATATTGAGGACATCAGCAGCATCATTCAGGGTCTCATACCAGACCGATATCAAGTAAGATGGAAACAAAGATGATGTAATTTCCTAATAATATGAATGAAAATTAACATGTATTCCTTGAATCATTActctacattttttaaattcagttCAATCCTGTGGCACCATATGAACCCAATGAGCAAAAGTCCTCCAGACCTCCATCTCTACAGGAGAAGATCCACTGTGTGGTGTTTGTGATAGATGTCACCAAAATCTCCCTCATGTCCAGCAAACTGGAGGACAAATTTTTTGCTATTCGAAGAAAGTTGAACTCACTAGGTAAGTAAGACTATTACTTTTCATGTATTTGTAAATTAGTATTGGTAAAAGTAAGAGtttttcgtaataagctaagtACAGGTACAGGAGGTCAGCTCTCGACTGGGTGTTCCTGTGTCTTGTGTGTTACCTGTGAAGAATTACAGTCAGGAGCTTGAACTGAACCTCAACTGTGATCTTCTGCTTCTCACCGCTGTACAGCAGATGCTTCGCCTTGCAGACGACTACTTTGATGATATCAGTCCAACGGAGGGCAAGCCATGATAAATAACAACTGTAAAGTTTTTCTGAGTTCTTGCAGTTGAAAGCAAATGTATTTTCTTTGCAGCATTTTTAGTATTGGACAATAGGCTTGTCTGTTCTGTCTCTTTTGTCATTCAAATCCATTCAAGACATTTGTGAGAAACATTAAAAGTAAGATCACTTAAGCATCATGTTACATACAGAATGATAATCATATTTGCTTTATTAAGTTGCTTTTTATAAACACATACTGTAGTCCCAGTCCTGGGTGCTGATTGGTCAACAGCCATCCCTCATTCATGTATCACTgcacttttgttttgtttgctcTGCTGCAACATTCGGGTGCAATGTTTTCTAATGAATGTGTGACATTTAAGGAActgtatgtaggattgtggctaaaactggtactgcaatcacacaactggtggccaatacacaacatgacaacataaacatcagatgagggctgcaactccactttttaaatgacaatatcctggccgggccactgttgtcagtgatataagtatttgaaatgaaaatgatttctcaatgtctagtgacatatcagggccattttatgattaattgatatacatttcttacatactgttcctttaaatgttccaataaaataaaagaaatgtatGTCTTAATATTTGCGTGGCAACTATTTTATAACAATGCACTGGAGGGGTGAGCCATATTGTGACGATTTCAAAAATATTGCAGGTTCAGGAGATTACTGTTTTATTTTTGATGGGAAGAACTTCCAAAGCATCCACAGAAAAACTCATTAAATGTCCTTGCACGTTTGCTTTGATTCATCACTGTGCAGTCAGTGACCTTGCACCgtagtattacattttctaaaaacacaacacagaaaATAAATTACAAGTGTAACGGTTGTGAGAGACTCCTGCTGCTCCGGTAGAAACTGTATCCTTGCCCCTGAGCGGAAAttcttgtagtttaaatgtttatcatctttagttgtaattttaaaatgctgcctattttagcaaagattttataaaatatgatattatattatgtgaaaaaaaattacaattaaaaacatttgaagcaggACTACTTTATCAAGCGTAATGTGTCGAAGCAGTGAGCAGATCGTAATgaggtctccttatatgaaacacctgactcCACCAATCAGACTCCtttcagaatgtttgaaacatttctttaattaacacactaacaaactgatgaactttctgacatttcttattttcgctcagctgtgcaaattaaaattaataattggcaggtaaacattataaatatcacaattaaatgtaaaaaataattcaatttgatttaaaatgttttatactgatcagaTCCTATCTGTGATATTGTTTgctctttgtataaaagtgactatcaaccaaaagtaataattttaagagtttaaatgtatataaaatgtattttacgcatgaaattattttgcccacataggtccCATATGGGTCCCATATTATCATCCAACAGGGGCATACCTAtatgggacccacatagtcaacccacatgggacccatatatattgcccatgttaagcccatggccacatgaaacccattttgcccatatgggacccacgtggggcccacatatcaatgttaattaaatgtacaaaaaataatgcatttttatttaaaatgttttatactgatcaaatcatatctgttataATATTTGCtctttgtttaaaagtgacaatcgaccaaaagttattattttaagatttgaaatgtatgtatttcaagcgtaaaaatgttttgcccacatagatgccatgagggccccacattattatcccacatgggcaaacctataTGGGGCACACATAACCCATGCTGCCCacgtggggcccacatatcaatgttggctgggatgttaaaatggccaactttacagtagaaaataatgtttacagcctggtacaaaaataatttttggtcTGTATGTTTGCccttcaatttttttaaagaaaacaacatGATAGAGCAGGTTTGTCTTTTGAGTAACACCTTACTTTTACTTTCACATTTAATCATTTAGCAGACCCTTTTATCCAGAGTAATTTATAGTCCCATAACAAGTCATTCTTCTTAACAAGgcaaatcaaataaaaagtgCCAGTTATACAAGGTTTCAAGTCACATCCTGAGAACAGaaagcattttatttttccacaaaCAGCAAGTGTTCTTataaagttattaaaaaatctTTGGAAAAAAAACGAA is a genomic window containing:
- the LOC129453745 gene encoding interferon-induced protein 44-like isoform X7 codes for the protein MASLPSRLTKKQKQLLCPMLGDVDLTLLFKASVHGYNAAAFHKNCDCQGPTLLVAYNSSGHIYGGYTSKDYNQSRQNIIDSEAFLFYFPIHGGNPVTIKIAPGYNVRIDDSDGPSFGQELYFMHKNQPYLYDEGHMGYKRGSFNYDALNLYGNNTQLCECEVYKANKIVNPPVPQVTAGPVKEKPWRNILWTEKQKQDLMKCIKDHKPLVSSVNRVRILMIGPVGAGKSSFFNSINSIFMGRMTNKAMAGSSGTSLTTQFRTYPLKDGREGKPLPFVLCDTMGLEEQTGAGLDIEDISSIIQGLIPDRYQFNPMVPFHRDEQKSSRPSSLQQKIHCVVYMIDATKISLMSSKLEEKLAAIRKKVNSLSVPQIVLMTKVDEACPLVEEDLQKVYVSSYIKTKVQEVSSRLGVPVSCVLPVKNYSQELELNLNCDLLLLTAVQQMLNYAEDYLDDVDANVA
- the LOC129453745 gene encoding interferon-induced protein 44-like isoform X3, which produces MAYPLWTKNDFLTSSLTNIQKQQLCVLLGDVDLTLLFKASVHGYNAAAFHQLCDRQGPTLLVAYNSSGHIYGGYTSKDYTQCCQNIIDSEAFLFYFPTHGGNPVTIKINHGFVRIDDSNGPSFGRELFFMHKNQPYVYDERQMGYRRGTFNYNPSTLYGNDAQLCECEVYKVKKIVNPPVPQVTAGPVKEKPWRNILWTEKQKQDLMKCIKDHKPLVSSVNRVRILMIGPVGAGKSSFFNSINSIFMGRMTNKAMAGSSGTSLTTQFRTYPLKDGREGKPLPFVLCDTMGLEEQTGAGLDIEDISSIIQGLIPDRYQFNPMVPFHRDEQKSSRPSSLQQKIHCVVYMIDATKISLMSSKLEEKLAAIRKKVNSLSVPQIVLMTKVDEACPLVEEDLQKVYVSSYIKTKVQEVSSRLGVPVSCVLPVKNYSQELELNLNCDLLLLTAVQQMLNYAEDYLDDVDANVA
- the LOC129453745 gene encoding interferon-induced protein 44-like isoform X5 encodes the protein MAYPLWTKNDFLTSKLTNIQKQQLCVLLGDVDLTLLFKASLHGYNAAAFHQCCDRQGPTLLVAYNSSGHIYGGYTSKDYTQCCQNIIDSEAFLFYFPTHGGNPVTIKINHGFVRIDDSNGPSFGRELYFMHKNQPYLYDERQTGYRLGTFNYDAVTLYGNNTQLCECEVYKVKKIVNPTVPQVTAGPVKEKPWRNILWTEKQKQDLMKCIKDHKPLVSSVNRVRILMIGPVGAGKSSFFNSINSIFMGRMTNKAMAGSSGTSLTTQFRTYPLKDGREGKPLPFVLCDTMGLEEQTGAGLDIEDISSIIQGLIPDRYQFNPMVPFHRDEQKSSRPSSLQQKIHCVVYMIDATKISLMSSKLEEKLAAIRKKVNSLSVPQIVLMTKVDEACPLVEEDLQKVYVSSYIKTKVQEVSSRLGVPVSCVLPVKNYSQELELNLNCDLLLLTAVQQMLNYAEDYLDDVDANVA
- the LOC129453745 gene encoding interferon-induced protein 44-like isoform X4, with the protein product MAYPLWTKNDFLTSSLTNIQKQQLCVLLGDVDLTLLFKASVHGYNAAAFHQLCDRQGPTLLVAYNSSGHIYGGYTSKDYTQCCQNIIDSEAFLFYFPTHGGNPVTIKINHGFVRIDDSNGPSFGRELFFMHKNQPYVYDERQMGYRRGTFNYNPSTLYGNDAQLCECEVYKVKKIVNPTVPQVTAGPVKEKPWRNILWTEKQKQDLMKCIKDHKPLVSSVNRVRILMIGPVGAGKSSFFNSINSIFMGRMTNKAMAGSSGTSLTTQFRTYPLKDGREGKPLPFVLCDTMGLEEQTGAGLDIEDISSIIQGLIPDRYQFNPMVPFHRDEQKSSRPSSLQQKIHCVVYMIDATKISLMSSKLEEKLAAIRKKVNSLSVPQIVLMTKVDEACPLVEEDLQKVYVSSYIKTKVQEVSSRLGVPVSCVLPVKNYSQELELNLNCDLLLLTAVQQMLNYAEDYLDDVDANVA
- the LOC129453745 gene encoding interferon-induced protein 44-like isoform X8, which codes for MKCIKDHKPLVSSVNRVRILMIGPVGAGKSSFFNSINSIFMGRMTNKAMAGSSGTSLTTQFRTYPLKDGREGKPLPFVLCDTMGLEEQTGAGLDIEDISSIIQGLIPDRYQFNPMVPFHRDEQKSSRPSSLQQKIHCVVYMIDATKISLMSSKLEEKLAAIRKKVNSLSVPQIVLMTKVDEACPLVEEDLQKVYVSSYIKTKVQEVSSRLGVPVSCVLPVKNYSQELELNLNCDLLLLTAVQQMLNYAEDYLDDVDANVA
- the LOC141349117 gene encoding interferon-induced protein 44-like, encoding MASRTSRLTKNQKMQLCGLLGNVDLTFLYKASVHGYNAAYFHQRCDRQGPTLLVAYNSSGYIFGGYTSKDYTQSGQYVTDEDAFLFSFQGKVPVRIKINSGHHARLDDSRGPNFGQQLYFCYNNQPTVINQGVSAFNINTALMYGNDGNLTECEVFKIEQISQVSPEKKAWRNVVWTTNRREELVKLIKTHKVSSVNRARILMIGPVGAGKSSFFNSINSIFMGRMTNKAMAGSSGTSLTTQFRRYPLKDGRDGKPLPFVLCDTMGLEEQTGAGLDIEDISSIIQGLIPDRYQFNPVAPYEPNEQKSSRPPSLQEKIHCVVFVIDVTKISLMSSKLEDKFFAIRRKLNSLVQVQEVSSRLGVPVSCVLPVKNYSQELELNLNCDLLLLTAVQQMLRLADDYFDDISPTEGKP